From Medicago truncatula cultivar Jemalong A17 chromosome 7, MtrunA17r5.0-ANR, whole genome shotgun sequence, a single genomic window includes:
- the LOC25498090 gene encoding cullin-3B → MNFQVASDPEYFDKNWNILQLAICEIFKCYHNARHLSFAELHRHAYYMVLYNFGEKLYSGLVTTMTSHLREIARSLEDTQGISFLEEFNTKWNDYNKSLAFLRDILRYMERTYIPSTKKTPVYELGLNLWRENVIYSNQIRTRLSNTLLEFVFKERAGEDVNRELIRNVTKMLIDLGPSVYEQEFETPFLQVLAESYKAESEKYIECCDCEDYLKKVERCLTEETDRIHYLDPKTEKKIINAIEKEMIENPMLRLINMENSGFVNMLCGNKYEDLERMYNLFRRVPDGLLKIQEAMISHIRVSVDKLVTDPKRLEDPVEFLQRLLDDKDKYDKIINMAFSNDKFLRNAFNSLFEFFTNLKLEKALKLEAF, encoded by the exons ATGAATTTTCAGGTTGCAAGTGATCCGGAATATTTTGACAAGAATTGGAACATTCTACAACTTGCAATTTGTGAGATATTCAAATGCTACCACAACGCTAGGCATCTTAGTTTCGCAGAGCTTCACAG ACATGCTTATTATATGGTTCTTTACAATTTTGGTGAGAAGCTATACTCTGGGCTAGTTACCACCATGACTTCTCATCTCAGAGAGATAGCTAGATCTCTTGAAGACACTCAAGGAATTTCGTTCCTGGAAGAATTTAACACGAAATGGAATGATTATAATAAGTCGTTAGCATTTCTTAGGGACATTCTGAGGTACATGGAAAGGACTTATATCCCAAGCACAAAAAAGACTCCTGTTTATGAACTTGGTCTGAACCTGTGGAgagaaaatgttatttattcAAACCAGATAAGGACTCGACTGTCGAATACGCTTTTGGAGTTTGTATTCAAGGAGCGTGCCGGGGAAGATGTTAACAGAGAACTGATTAGAAATGTTACAAAGATGCTAATTGATTTAGGTCCTTCTGTTTATGAGCAAGAATTTGAGACTCCTTTTCTGCAAGTTTTAGCTGAATCTTACAAGGCTGAATCTGAGAAATATATTGAGTGCTGTGACTGCGAGGATTATCTCAAGAAAGTTGAGAGGTGCCTGACTGAGGAAACGGATAGAATTCATTACTTGGACCCTAAGActgaaaagaaaattattaatgCGATCGAGAAGGAGATGATTGAAAATCCCATGCTGAGATTAATCAATATGGAGAACTCTGGGTTTGTAAACATGCTTTGTGgtaataaatatgaagatttGGAAAGAATGTATAACTTGTTCCGTCGTGTTCCTGATGGTCTCTTAAAAATACAAGAAGCGATGATCTCACACATTCGAGTGTCCGTTGACAAGCTTGTTACTGATCCAAAGAGGTTGGAGGATCCTGTTGAATTTTTGCAGAGGCTCTTGGATGACAAAGATAAATACGACAAGATTATAAACATGGCATTTAGTAATGACAAGTTTTTACGGAATGCTTTTAATTCCTTATTTGAATTTTTCACTAACTTGAAGTTGGAAAAGGCATTGAAGTTGGAAGCTTTCTAG